Genomic segment of Campylobacter peloridis LMG 23910:
ATGGCAAAGAAGAAAAAATTGAATGATGATCAACCTAGTCTATTCTATTTTATAGAAGAGGAATTAATTATTACAGATGAAAGGAAAGAGAATGAGCAACAGAATGGAAAATTATCCAAATATGAAAATATTGGAAAAGAGTTTAAACAAGATAGCATTTTTACAGCTTCAACAGGCTTGGATAGACAAAAAAATCCCTCAATACAGCTTAATAATACTGGAGAGATGGACACAAATTTATCCAAATACAATCAAAAATATGGGAATGTCGGAATTAATAACATTGGCACTACCACAAGCACAAATAGAACTAGCAATCTTGGAAAGCAAAGAAGCGGACAAGAAGAGATCTCAGGGCTTAACAGATATGGAAATATTGATGGAGGAACAAATAAATCTCAATCATTATATAGAGATAGAACCACAAATTTATTCTCCTTTATTTCAAGAGATGATGATGAAGGACAAACAACAAAATCAAGAGAAAACAATCAACGATCAGTATTGGAGCTTACAACAGGATATGATGGATATGAAGGAAGAAGTTTCAAATCTGGACAAAAATTAGATTTTGCAAGTGATGATGAAGTCTATCTTGGCTCTTTGAAAGATAGATTTCAAAAAAATCTTCAAGCTATTAAACTTTCAAAAACTATCGAACAAGAAAATCGCTATGCTACTAAACAAGAGCAAGAAATTTTAAATAAATTCTCAGGATGGGGTGGAATTCCTCAAGCTTTTGATTTTCAAAATAAAGAATGGGAAAAAGAATTTAAAGAACTTATTAACACACTTGATTATGCAGAATATGAAAAAGCAAAAACCTCTACTTTAGATGCTTTTTACACTCCAAAAATTATCATTGATACGATTTATCAAGGACTTAATCAGCTAGGATTTAATAACGATAATCACACCAAAGAAATATTTGAACCGAGTGCTGGCATAGGCTCTTTTTTATCGCATGCTAAAAATTATAGCGATAAATATCGTTTTACTTGTATCGAACTTGACACTATGAGTTCAAATATATTAAAGAACCTATATCCTAATCAAACAATCTATAACAAGGCATTTCAACACCATTTATTTGATAAACCATATGATGCTTTTATAGGCAATCCGCCCTTTGGTCAAAAAAAGATTATTGATCCAAATAATCCTACTTTAAATAAAACTAGCGTTCATAATTATTTTATTGGTAATGCTATTAAAAATTTAAAAGAAGATGGGATTGCAGCATTTGTAGTATCAAGTTATTTTTTAGATTCTAAAAATAGCACAATAAGAAATTATATAGCCGAACAAGCAACATTCTTGGGTGCTGTAAGATTACCAAACAATGCTTTCAAAAAACGAGCTAATACAGAAGTTACCACCGATATCATCTTTTTCAAAAAAGGAAAAGATTTAAATATAAACAATTCGTGGTTAGAAAGCGTAGAATATTATGATAATCGTTTTGCTGAAGCTGAAAAAAGAGGTATGCATACTGATGTTTTTAATGATTTTAGAATAAATGAATATTTTAAAAAAAATCCTCAAAATATCTTAGGCAAAATGGATATCAAAAGCTCTCAATACGGAAAAGACTTAGTATGTTTAGATGATGGAAGAAATTTAAAAGAGGCTTTAGAAAACTTTGTAAAAAGCCTACCAAAAGATATCTACAAATACCAAGAAACAAAAATTAAATTATCTTATTATAGAATTGATAAAGAATCTCCCGAATATCAAAACTATAGTAATGCTTTAAATAAATTAAAAGATGGTAATTATTTCAAATACAAAAATGAAATCTATATGAGAATTAGAAATGATGAAGAAATAGTTTTCTCAAAACCTGTTTTAAATGAACATGATAAAAGAAGAATAAGAAAACTTATAGATATTAGAGATCAATTCAATACTCTTATTGAGTATGAAAAAAATCAATCTAGCGAGCTTTTAGTAGAAAACCAAAGAAAATACCTAAATAAACTATATGATGATTTTGTAGCCAAAGAAGGTTACCTAAATAGAGATGCAAATAAAAAAGCTTTCAAAGAAGATGTGGAAGCAAATAAAATTTTAGCATTAGAAAAAAATTATAGTAGTGGTATTTCTAAAAATGTAGCACTAAAAGAAGGTATTGATCCTATAGAACCAAGTGCAACGAAAGCTGATATTTTTTTTAAAAGAACTATAAATGCACGCAAAGAAATGAAAATTTCTACCCCTCAAGAAGCATTAGTAGCTAGTATTAATGAATGTGGAAGAATTGATTTAAAATTTTTAGAAAATAATTTAGATCAACCTATAGAAAAAACCATAGAGGTTTTAGAAAATGAAAGAATGATTTTTAAAGATCATAATAACCCTACTAATTATGTATTAGCAGAAAAATATCTTTCAGGCAATGTTAAGGCAAAATATAATGAGGTTAAGAAATTAGTAGATGATGGTTTGAATGATTTTGCTAATAATTTAGAAAGTTTGGAAAAAGTTTTACCTAAAGATCTAAAAGCTGTTGATATATCAGTTGCTCTTGGAACAACTTGGATACCTATAAAGTATTATAAAGAATTTATAGAAAAAACTTTACAAATTGATTCTAAAAATTATGATTTATTCTTGATAAATAAAACTGGTGAATGGAATCTTAAAGGTAATAATTACGCATTAAATTCTTATGTTAGATCACAATATGCAACTGAAAGAATAGGGTGTTTTGATTTATTTGAACACGCTTTATTAAGAAAGCCGATTCGTATTTATGATAAAAAAGAAAATGCTGATGGAAAAGAAATAAGAGAGCTTAATGCAAAAGAGACAGCAATTGCTAATGCAAAATTAGAAAATATTAAAAATGAATTTGTTGAGTGGATTTATCAAGATTATGATAGGCGTACAGATCTTGAAAATATTTATAATGAAAAATTTAACACCAACATAGAACCACAATATAACGGAGAAAAATTAGAATTACCAAATTTTAATGCTAGCATAAAATTGAAAAAACACCAAAAGAATGCTATATATAGATCTATTCAAGAAAATAATATTATTTTTGATCATCAAGTAGGTGCAGGAAAAACCTTAGTAGCAATTTGCTCTGTGATGGAACAAAAAAGAATGGGACTTTTAAACAAACCATTAATTGTAGTTCCTAATCATTTAGCAAGACAATGGAATGATGAATTTTATCACGCTTATGCAAACGCAAATATTTTAGTTGCCACAAATGATGATCTAAAGAAAGATAATAGAGAAAGATTTTTTTCAAAAATAGCTACAAACAATTTTGATGCTGTTATTATGACACATTCGCAATTTAAATTGATACCTGCCCCTTATGAGACTATTAAAAAACAATATCAAGAAGATATTCTTATTTTGGAAGAAACCTTAAACAGAAAGCAAAAAGATGATAATGTGATGAGATATTCTGTTAAAGAATTAGAAAAACGCATTGAAAATTTTAAAGCAAAATTGGAAGATTTACAAAAATCACACAAAAAATCTAAAGCGATAGATTTTTCAGAATTGGGTATTGATGCGTTAATTGTCGATGAAGCCCATGAGTTTAAAAATTTACTTATTACAACTTCTATGGGAAATATAAGTGGTCTTGGGAATTTAAAAGGTTCTCAAAAAGCATATGATTTATACTGCAAAACACAATTTCTACACGAGCAAAATAAAAAAGTTTATTTTTTAACAGGAACACCTATAAGCAATTCGATCACAGAACTTTATACTTTGCAAAGATATATCCAACCAAATATATTAAAAGAAAAAGAAATAGAGGCTTTTGATTCTTGGGCTTCTATTTTTGGAGAAATTACAAATGCTTGGGAGCTTGATAGTTCTGGAATAAATTATAAAATAGTGGCAAGATTTAATAAATTCAAAAATGTTCCTGAATTATCAACAATGTATAAAAGTATAGCTGATATCGTAACAAATAATGATATTATGAAATATCAAAAAGATTTTGTTCCAAAGCTATATAATGATAAACCTATTAATGTGGTTGCACCAAGAAGTGATGAAATAGCAGAATTTATAGGAATTCAAGATGAAAAAGGCTCGTGGAATGAAGGGTCTATTGTATGGAGAATGGAACACCAACAAGAAGATATTATAAGAAATAATTTACTTGCTTGTACTACAGACGCTCGAAAAGCTGGACTTGATTTTAGATTAATTAATCCTCAAGCCAAAGACTATTCAAATTCTAAAATAAATAAGCTAGTGGAGAATGTTTATAATGAATATTTATCATGGAATGAAGATAAAGGCACTCAACTAATATTTTGTGATTTATCAACCCCAAAACAGCATTCACAAAAAGTTATTTTAAACAATACTACACCAACTAATTTATTAGAAAAAAGCGAAGATGAATTTATCAATATAAATGATATTATAGAACAATCAGAAGATGATAATAATAAAACATTAGATGAGCTTTTAGCAGAGCAATCAAAATTTGATGTTTATACTGATATTTTAAAAAAACTTGTTGTAAAAGGTATTCCACAAAATGAAATTCGCTTCATTCACGATGCAAAAACAGATTTACAAAAAGGACAACTTTTTTCGGATATGAATTCAGGAAAAGCTAGAATTTTAATTGGTTCAACACAAAAAATGGGTGCAGGAACAAATGTACAAAAAAGAATTGTAGCTTTACATCATTTAGATTGTCCGTGGCGTCCAAGTGATTTAGAACAAAGAAGTGGAAGGGTTATTAGACAAGGAAATGAGCTTTTCATGAGAGATCCACAAAACTTTCGAGTAAAAGAATTTAGATACGCAACTGAAAGAACTTATGATGCTAGAATGTGGCAAGTTATCGAAAGTAAAGCACGCTCTATAGAACAATTTAGAAAAGCAGGTGCTGATGTAAGAACGCTTGATGATATTACAAGTGGTGCTGCCGATGCAGCAGAAATGAAAGCAGAAGCTACTGGAAATCCACTTATTTTATTACAAGTGCAATTAAGTAGCGATTTAAGACAAGAAGAAATGCTTTATAGTGGCTATAAAAGGCAAATTCATAACAATGAAGAAAGTCTTAGATCTAATATATCTAAAATTGAATTTTTGGAAAAAGAAACAAAAAAATATAATATACTCCGAGACATTATCCAAAAAAACAAAAGTGATAATTTTCAAGGAAAATGTTTTATTTATAATGAAAACAATGAAGAAAGCACAAAAGATTTTTGTATCATTAAAGATGATGCTTCAGAGCTAAATAAAACAAGACAAAAAGAACTTGAAAAGTTTTTTGATAAAACCATTAAAACTATTGCACACGATTATCAGAAAGAATATAAAATTTTTGAATATCAAGGACTAATAATTAGTGGAGAAAAAATTGATCTAAACACTTTAAATTTTTATGTATCTACCCCTGATAAAAAAATATTCGTTGAACCTGATAATTTAATTTACAAACGCGATGAAAATACTTTTTTCAATTTAGAAAATTATGTAAATTTTACTGGATTTATAAAAAGAATAAATAATTTTTATAACAATCTTAGTAAATTTAGTGATGTGAATTTAAAAAACATAGAAAAATTAAAAAACGATGTTAAAGAATTGAAGTTAATAACTGGTGAAAATACTCCTGAATATAAAAGAAAAGAGTATTATGAAGCGTTAAAAGAGGATAATGTTATTATAATGCAAGAAATAGAAAAAATGAGTCAGCAAAAAGACTATAAAAGCCCTTTTATTCCAAAGTCTAATGCTATTTTGGAAAAATTAAATAATAAAAATAATATTGAATTTTCTCAAGATAGAGGTTAAAGAAAAAACAACTGATTAATTAAAGTTTTGCTTTAATTAATCGGTTATTCTTTAAAACAAACAAAATCAATTATTATCCATCTCTTTCAATCTCATTATTCCTAGAATTTGTCCATCGCAAGCTACTATCGGTTCGTTCTCGCTTTCCTTGCTGTAGCTGATTGAGTGCATTGATGTGCATAGGCATTTGAGTTCCTTTTCGCTCATGAACCACAGACTGTTCGGACAATATTCGCATAAAGTCTCTTTCTTTGGCAGATTCTCTTGGGATATTTGATTTATTACTGGACTCTTGTAAGATTCTCTGTCTATATTGTTCTGTATAATCTCTCTCATTGTTTTCCTTTATAGTATATTTTGGATTATTTTTTTCATCTGATTGCAATGGTTTTAGCTCTTTTTCTCTACCTAAAACAGAAGCGTCCCAAACAGATTTTTTTGCCATTTTGGTTACTTCAAAAGTCTTTCCATTTGCTTTAATTTTTTTCTTAATTTGATATGTTTCTTGTCCTATAATTTTAAACTTTGCATATTCCCCTTTTAAAATTTTATTTTCTTTGATAACTCTTTCAAGATCATTACTCCATATTACAGCTATACCTTTTTTTGTTCTATATTTCACATAAAAACTATCTTTAGCTTTCTCATCAAGACTAAATTTATATTTTGCTTTTCCATAATCTAAAACTTGATAATAATGCATTTTAGTTTGTTCTTTATTTTTTTCAAGTTTATAGGATACTTCTTCATTGTTTTTTGAACGAATAGTTGCTTTTGCTTCCACACCTAAATTGTTTAATGCTTTAGCAAAAGATAATCTCAAATTCATTAAATCTGATTTTTTTGGATTAATTCTTTTTCCATTTTTATCTGCAACTTTTAAACAAACATGACAATGTGGATTGTCAGTATCATCATGAAAAGCAACTGCAAAAAAATTATCTGGATACATTTTTTTTAATGTCATTAAAACAGCTTTTTTCATTTTTTCTGGGGGTGCATTTTTATAATCTTGCATGGAAAAAACCATATTAATAGTATGTCTTTTTTCTTTTTTTTCTTGTCCAAATCTAGGAATAGGAGCGCCCTCATTTTCATAAATTTTTTTTAAAATTTTTAATTCATCTTTTCCTTTTAATATATCAAAATCACTTGTAATTATTTCTACTGTTCCTTCTCTTGAAATATAATCTAAATGTTTGCAAACTGCTTGCAAATTTTTCGAGCCTGATGTAATTTTTACAACGACTTCAGTGTTTTTTCTAAAAACTTTATTTGTTTTATTTGATATATTTTTTTTAACAAAATTATATGTAGATTTAGATCCAACTTCTATTTTAGTATAAACTCTTTTTGCTATGATCTCATCATCAAAAATTTTAAATCTTGACATTAAATTCTTTCATTATTTTTAAGAATAATTTTTTCTAATTCTTTGGATAATTTTTCAATATTTATTGAAATATCCTCAAAAGATTTTTCTAAATTTTTTTCATTTATTCTCACACTTTTTCCGCTTCTTAAAATTTTTAAAAGCTGATATATATTCCTTCCGATTGTGTTTATTTCTGTTCTTGCTAATATGAATTC
This window contains:
- a CDS encoding methyltransferase/helicase — protein: MAKKKKLNDDQPSLFYFIEEELIITDERKENEQQNGKLSKYENIGKEFKQDSIFTASTGLDRQKNPSIQLNNTGEMDTNLSKYNQKYGNVGINNIGTTTSTNRTSNLGKQRSGQEEISGLNRYGNIDGGTNKSQSLYRDRTTNLFSFISRDDDEGQTTKSRENNQRSVLELTTGYDGYEGRSFKSGQKLDFASDDEVYLGSLKDRFQKNLQAIKLSKTIEQENRYATKQEQEILNKFSGWGGIPQAFDFQNKEWEKEFKELINTLDYAEYEKAKTSTLDAFYTPKIIIDTIYQGLNQLGFNNDNHTKEIFEPSAGIGSFLSHAKNYSDKYRFTCIELDTMSSNILKNLYPNQTIYNKAFQHHLFDKPYDAFIGNPPFGQKKIIDPNNPTLNKTSVHNYFIGNAIKNLKEDGIAAFVVSSYFLDSKNSTIRNYIAEQATFLGAVRLPNNAFKKRANTEVTTDIIFFKKGKDLNINNSWLESVEYYDNRFAEAEKRGMHTDVFNDFRINEYFKKNPQNILGKMDIKSSQYGKDLVCLDDGRNLKEALENFVKSLPKDIYKYQETKIKLSYYRIDKESPEYQNYSNALNKLKDGNYFKYKNEIYMRIRNDEEIVFSKPVLNEHDKRRIRKLIDIRDQFNTLIEYEKNQSSELLVENQRKYLNKLYDDFVAKEGYLNRDANKKAFKEDVEANKILALEKNYSSGISKNVALKEGIDPIEPSATKADIFFKRTINARKEMKISTPQEALVASINECGRIDLKFLENNLDQPIEKTIEVLENERMIFKDHNNPTNYVLAEKYLSGNVKAKYNEVKKLVDDGLNDFANNLESLEKVLPKDLKAVDISVALGTTWIPIKYYKEFIEKTLQIDSKNYDLFLINKTGEWNLKGNNYALNSYVRSQYATERIGCFDLFEHALLRKPIRIYDKKENADGKEIRELNAKETAIANAKLENIKNEFVEWIYQDYDRRTDLENIYNEKFNTNIEPQYNGEKLELPNFNASIKLKKHQKNAIYRSIQENNIIFDHQVGAGKTLVAICSVMEQKRMGLLNKPLIVVPNHLARQWNDEFYHAYANANILVATNDDLKKDNRERFFSKIATNNFDAVIMTHSQFKLIPAPYETIKKQYQEDILILEETLNRKQKDDNVMRYSVKELEKRIENFKAKLEDLQKSHKKSKAIDFSELGIDALIVDEAHEFKNLLITTSMGNISGLGNLKGSQKAYDLYCKTQFLHEQNKKVYFLTGTPISNSITELYTLQRYIQPNILKEKEIEAFDSWASIFGEITNAWELDSSGINYKIVARFNKFKNVPELSTMYKSIADIVTNNDIMKYQKDFVPKLYNDKPINVVAPRSDEIAEFIGIQDEKGSWNEGSIVWRMEHQQEDIIRNNLLACTTDARKAGLDFRLINPQAKDYSNSKINKLVENVYNEYLSWNEDKGTQLIFCDLSTPKQHSQKVILNNTTPTNLLEKSEDEFININDIIEQSEDDNNKTLDELLAEQSKFDVYTDILKKLVVKGIPQNEIRFIHDAKTDLQKGQLFSDMNSGKARILIGSTQKMGAGTNVQKRIVALHHLDCPWRPSDLEQRSGRVIRQGNELFMRDPQNFRVKEFRYATERTYDARMWQVIESKARSIEQFRKAGADVRTLDDITSGAADAAEMKAEATGNPLILLQVQLSSDLRQEEMLYSGYKRQIHNNEESLRSNISKIEFLEKETKKYNILRDIIQKNKSDNFQGKCFIYNENNEESTKDFCIIKDDASELNKTRQKELEKFFDKTIKTIAHDYQKEYKIFEYQGLIISGEKIDLNTLNFYVSTPDKKIFVEPDNLIYKRDENTFFNLENYVNFTGFIKRINNFYNNLSKFSDVNLKNIEKLKNDVKELKLITGENTPEYKRKEYYEALKEDNVIIMQEIEKMSQQKDYKSPFIPKSNAILEKLNNKNNIEFSQDRG
- a CDS encoding nickase/relaxase — its product is MSRFKIFDDEIIAKRVYTKIEVGSKSTYNFVKKNISNKTNKVFRKNTEVVVKITSGSKNLQAVCKHLDYISREGTVEIITSDFDILKGKDELKILKKIYENEGAPIPRFGQEKKEKRHTINMVFSMQDYKNAPPEKMKKAVLMTLKKMYPDNFFAVAFHDDTDNPHCHVCLKVADKNGKRINPKKSDLMNLRLSFAKALNNLGVEAKATIRSKNNEEVSYKLEKNKEQTKMHYYQVLDYGKAKYKFSLDEKAKDSFYVKYRTKKGIAVIWSNDLERVIKENKILKGEYAKFKIIGQETYQIKKKIKANGKTFEVTKMAKKSVWDASVLGREKELKPLQSDEKNNPKYTIKENNERDYTEQYRQRILQESSNKSNIPRESAKERDFMRILSEQSVVHERKGTQMPMHINALNQLQQGKRERTDSSLRWTNSRNNEIERDG